One Gossypium hirsutum isolate 1008001.06 chromosome A11, Gossypium_hirsutum_v2.1, whole genome shotgun sequence genomic window carries:
- the LOC107924657 gene encoding lamin-like protein — MERSKAMMMAVAAVGLALVLMVPQADATRYIVGGGGIGWTTNVNYTVWARGKHFYNGDWLYFVYDRNQMNVLEVNKTDYESCNADHPLHNWTTGAGRDVVPLNVTRHYYFISGKGFCYGGMKLAVRVENPPPPPKAAPLNEKSGSSPSSIVYRGQLVLPAAFAIAALWDTFVRIW, encoded by the exons ATGGAGAGAAGCAAGGCGATGATGATGGCAGTGGCAGCTGTCGGATTGGCTTTAGTGCTAATGGTGCCTCAGGCCGATGCTACAAGGTACATTGTTGGAGGGGGAGGCATCGGTTGGACTACTAATGTCAATTACACTGTCTGGGCTCGAGGAAAGCACTTCTACAATGGCGACTGGCTTT ATTTTGTATATGATCGGAACCAGATGAATGTGCTAGAGGTGAACAAGACTGACTACGAGTCATGCAATGCTGATCATCCTCTTCACAACTGGACAACCGGAGCTGGAAGGGATGTGGTTCCGCTTAATGTGACTCGCCACTACTATTTCATTAGTGGCAAAGGATTCTGCTACGGCGGCATGAAGCTAGCAGTGCGTGTTGAGAACCCTCCTCCGCCTCCAAAAGCTGCTCCATTGAACGAAAAGAGTGGCTCCTCACCAAGTTCCATTGTCTACAGAGGCCAGCTTGTTTTACCAGCTGCTTTCGCCATTGCCGCACTGTGGGATACATTCGTTCGAATCTGGTAG